Proteins encoded within one genomic window of Babesia bigemina genome assembly Bbig001, chromosome : IV:
- a CDS encoding pre-mRNA splicing factor, putative produces the protein MANRTDPTAHLVHGTNPQFLFSKIMRDKVYNCMYWKESCFGLTAESIIDKAIELQYVGGTFGGNRQPSPFICLVLKLLQIQPDLDIIEEYIRNTEFKYLRALGIYYMRLVGSSVKVYETLEPIYSDYRKLRFRLNDGSYELKHMDEFVDDCLRLSSYLDVDLPPLPKRMVLEDANLLAPKVSLIDDSDEDDFVPELPVMGGAK, from the exons ATGGCGAACCGCACGGATCCGACAGCGCATCTCGTCCACGGAACGAATCCGCAATTCCTTTTCAGTAAAATTATGCGAGACAAAGTCTACAATTGCATGTATTGGAAAGAGAGTTGTTTTGGACTGACAGCGGAATCCATTATTGACAAGGCGATAGAACTGCAATACGTTGGCGGAACTTTCGGTGGAAACAGGCAGCCATCTCCCTTCATATGTTTGGTGCTTAAACTTTTGCAAATACAGCCTGATCTTGATATTATTGAGGAGTATATACGTAACACGGAATTCAAGTATCTCCGCGCCCTAGGCATTTATTATAT GCGCCTAGTGGGCAGCTCGGTAAAAGTGTACGAGACCCTCGAGCCAATATACAGCGACTACCGTAAATTGCGTTTCAGATTAAACGATGGAA GTTACGAGCTCAAGCACATGGACGAATTTGTGGACGACTGCCTCAGACTTTCCTCTTATCTGGACGTTGATTTACCGCCACTGCCTAAGCGAATGGTGCTCGAAGATGCAAATTTGTTAGCGCCAAAGGTTTCATTGATCGATGACAGCGACGAGGATGACTTCGTTCCAGAGCTACCAGTCATGGGCGGGGCCAAGTAG
- a CDS encoding -Telomerase Cajal body protein 1 has product MHLSLCCNTLLNPAVIGDSNEDAYVKSAQFSPDGAVFLAIFNDSRLSIYHTPEVDHREDKNIPDYAPATVSSMLELRCNDDIRGACFFPNFNYAVPDSCCLLIASRGNPVHLHDTQTGKRHFTYKPISRQEELVETYSLDFHPLGKYFIAGSRGTIHIFDIESPGSDIEASETPTQGVRKIYAKIGGTFGIVSSISHNPHAYNVYACGDYNSLIGVFDHNISRHESLTKPFTDSERQMGPITHLRWLNEHILLEGGRTDAYVRAFDIRGTSNAPIMRCKRTVVNNQKVTFDIKDGALVSGTSNGDVVAYETATAECQMVTKISANPVTSAQFHPTLPLLLTASGTRTFQSYKGDIDSDTDTISDSTVKLWFVSTDSQT; this is encoded by the exons ATGCATTTGTCTCTATGTTGTAACACTTTGTTGAATCCTGCTGTAATTGGCGATTCAAATGAGGACGCGTATGTGAAGTCTGCGCAATTTAGCCCCGACGGTGCTGTTTTTCTCGCCATATTCAACGATTCGCGGTTATCAATATATCATACACCGGAAGTCGATCATA GGGAGGACAAAAATATTCCCGACTATGCCCCTGCTACTGTTTCATCAATGTTAGAATTGCGCTGTAACGATGACATCAGAGGCGCGTGCTTTTTTCCAAATTTTAATTACGCAGTTCCGGACTCATGCTGTTTGCTGATTGCCTCACGAGGAAACCCC GTGCATCTCCATGACACGCAAACAGGGAAACGACATTTCACGTATAAACCTATCAGTCGGCAAGAGGAGTTGGTGGAAACATATTCACTAGATTTTCATCCGCTTGGCAAATATTTCATTGCTGGCAGTCGAGGAACAATTCATATTTTTGACATCGAATCACCAGGCAGCGATATTGAGGCAAGTGAAACACCCACACAGGGT GTCCGCAAGATTTATGCAAAAATAGGAGGAACCTTTGGCATTGTTTCATCCATATCTCATAATCCACACGCTTATAACGTATACGCGTGCGGTGATTATAATTCGTTAATTGGTGTATTCGACCACAACATATCGCGACACGAAAGTCTCACCAAACCATTCACTGACAGTGAACGACAGATGGGACCTATTACCCAT TTACGGTGGTTAAATGAGCACATATTGCTAGAAGGAGGTCGTACCGACGCCTACGTGCGTGCTTTTGACATTCGTGGAACAAGTAACGCACCCATCATGCGTTGTAAAAGGACAGTAGTGAATAATCAAAAGGTTACATTCGATATCAAAGATGGTGCTCTCGTATCAG GCACATCCAACGGGGACGTCGTAGCTTATGAAACAGCAACTGCGGAATGTCAAATGGTCACTAAGATATCAGCAAACCCGGTTACCAGCGCGCAGTTCCATCCAACCTTGCCCTTGTTACTGACTGCGAGCGGGACCAGGACATTCCAGTCATACAAGGGCGATATCGATAGCGATACCGACACTATTTCTGATTCTACGGTTAAGTTGTGGTTCGTTTCCACAGATTCACAAACATAG
- a CDS encoding ribosomal protein L2, putative, which yields MRCWLHINDFSKRLFSTAYGNCKRNIPIAIDFDAGRSRVAIQKPLLPTPLTQDANSRILKAVGSHQPLAKCRVVEQLSVRRVKFGGRNDTGRITTRHRGGGHVQRLRLIDFKRQRKDVPATVLRIEYDPTRSAHVALLQYVDGVLSYILCPAGVRPGTILVASASAPIEPGNCMPLRNIPVKSIVHNVELRPGAGGQIARAGGTYVTVVEKDDTFATIRMASTELRRFPLDCWATLGQVSNIEHAKRVLKKAGTRRNLGWRPSVRGIAMNPNAHPHGGGTSKSGTKRPRCSIWGICRSGFRTRSKEKPLGLIMKRKLCGRLMKKYGISKNT from the exons ATGCGGTGCTGGTTGCATATCAACGATTTCTCTAAACGACTCTTTTCCA CGGCATATGGCAACTGCAAGCGTAACATACCTATCGCAATAGACTTCGATGCGGGTCGATCGCGTGTCGCTATTCAGAAGCCACTTCTGCCGACACCTCTGACACAG GATGCCAACAGCCGAATTTTGAAGGCAGTAGGTTCTCATCAGCCGCTGGCGAAATGCCGTGTGGTTGAGCAGTTGTCGGTCCGCCGAGTTAAGTTCGGCGGACGGAATGACACGGGACGCATAACAACTCGCCACCGAGGTGGAGGTCACGTCCAACGACTCAGGCTTATTGATTTCAAAAGACAACGCAAGGACGTTCCAGCGACTGTCCTCAGGATAGAGTACGACCCTACTCGTAGTGCGCACGTCGCATTGCTTCAGTATGTCGATGGCGTGCTGAGTTACATCCTCTGCCCCGCCGGCGTGAGGCCGGGGACTATTCTGGTGGCTAGCGCATCAGCTCCCATCGAACCCGGTAACTGTATGCCACTGCGCAATATCCCG GTTAAATCGATCGTCCACAATGTGGAGCTGAGGCCTGGCGCGGGAGGTCAAATCGCAAGGGCAGGAGGCACGTATGTCACGGTAGTTGA GAAAGATGATACCTTTGCTACAATAAGGATGGCTTCCACGGAGCTTCGTAGATTTCCACTAGACTGTTGGGCAACCCTGGGGCAGGTCTCCAACATTGAGCATGCTAAGCGGGTGCTCAAAAAGGCTGGTACCAGAAG AAATTTAGGATGGAGGCCGTCAGTAAGGGGTATAGCAATGAATCCTAATGCACATCCGCATGGTGGAGGAACAAGCAAAAGTGGCACTAAACGACCGAGATGCTCCATATGGGGAATATGTCGTTCAGGATTTAGAACGAGAAGCAAAGAGAAACCACTTGGTTTGATTATGAAACGTAAGCTTTGCGGTCGGCTTATGAAAAAATACGGTATATCAAAAAATACGTAG
- a CDS encoding -Protein CyaY: MLRLYRLFSGVANLHRFNEAALNQLQALHDTLETVDDISSISFDGTVLTAEIDPKQYIVLNKHEASQQIWYSSFNGVDYFDIEDGKWLSRRTGRHLDAVLKYDVQQATGKAVDFANAED; this comes from the exons ATGCTGCGACTCTATCGCCTATTTTCCGGGGTTGCGAATTTGCATAGGTTCAACGAAGCGGCGCTGAATCAGTTGCAG GCATTACACGACACTCTCGAAACTGTAGATGACATCAGTTCCATCTCGTTTGACGGAACGGTGTTAACCGCTGAAATTGACCCAAAGCAGTACATCGTATTAAACAAACACGAGGCGTCTCAGCAAATATGGTACAGTTCATTTAACGGCGTCGACTATTTCGATATTGAAGACGGCAAATGGTTATCACGTCGCACGGGCCGTCATCTGGACGCTGTTTTGAAGTACGATGTGCAGCAAGCAACTGGAAAGGCAGTTGATTTCGCTAATGCCGAGGATTAA
- a CDS encoding membrane protein, putative: MRFCSTSMFGCFLNLSILLVACPISYSRKVWPSGGYTLATLGNNGVHEHTFRRRWTLSSNIQTDVEAKLRLELVRLAAQLPNSSNLPLHNAAFLQKEATRIRELIVPDSYQVYLNKYYAVKRIQHRGFLGDFIAFVFGVEEVITFSAWQYRPNILYKGGNLTLEIHYKIPIREKGIKDLFFEPIVVYTCDVTPGKYVEGAAVFKPGSVEILTHPFIPWKRISAGTVEISAPRQPTIFSPHMTSF, encoded by the coding sequence ATGCGTTTTTGCAGCACGAGTATGTTTGGATGTTTTTTGAATCTGTCTATCCTTCTGGTTGCCTGTCCTATCTCTTACTCAAGGAAGGTTTGGCCTTCCGGCGGATACACACTCGCGACTCTAGGAAACAACGGTGTGCATGAGCATACCTTCCGGAGACGTTGGACTTTGTCGAGCAATATTCAAACTGACGTTGAAGCCAAATTGCGGCTTGAACTTGTCAGACTCGCCGCTCAACTGCCAAACAGTTCAAACCTCCCCCTACATAATGCTGCCTTTTTGCAAAAGGAGGCAACACGTATAAGAGAATTAATTGTACCGGATTCTTACCAGGTATATCTCAACAAGTACTATGCTGTGAAACGAATCCAACACCGCGGATTTCTTGGAGATTTTATTGCATTTGTATTTGGTGTTGAAGAAGTTATTACATTTTCTGCTTGGCAGTACAGACCAAATATATTGTACAAGGGAGGCAACCTAACATTGGAGATCCACTACAAAATACCAATCAGGGAGAAAGGCATCAAAGATTTGTTTTTCGAACCCATCGTAGTGTATACGTGTGATGTAACCCCGGGAAAATACGTAGAAGGTGCTGCCGTTTTCAAACCGGGATCCGTAGAAATATTGACACACCCGTTTATACCGTGGAAACGAATATCTGCTGGAACTGTAGAAATCAGTGCGCCACGTCAGCCAACGATATTTTCGCCACACATGACTTCATTCTAA
- a CDS encoding MIF4G domain containing protein, putative yields the protein MDKIEPFTPAYATAEAQGIPEEASGLARSSSSASESRDCTDDALPRMANRGTSYADAPPGLWRTLPRQNTGSFVEVLSRQLKSNLNKLTIEKFETLAEKIATQCEALEDYNQLQVAADLILSKAVQEPEWSEMYADLCLILFWRSREYELSGKRATFASALLTKIQREYEATPRDLDAVRATLGDDPEAGMKRLKTRILGTVKMIGELFQRRILGFKIVSKVVMDLVMSSDEPHEHLIECFLQLIYSTGYYIDQHPNLRPVLDMWFGRLKELMLKTCYTKRIKCVMQDVLDLPKAQWRKKIHRDTAQALSDLRDQVQTEDILGGSAVAAQYGNIVVVGERRNLGAKCTYGDYMVRQEDLYKAKKSAGMKL from the exons ATGGACAAAATTGAGCCGTTTACCCCCGCCTATGCTACCGCCGAAGCTCAGGGGATACCGGAGGAAGCCAGCGGCTTGGCTAGGAGTTCCTCGTCAGC ATCTGAGAGTAGGGACTGTACTGATGATGCGTTGCCAAGGATGGCCAATCGGGGAACTTCTTACGCGGATGCGCCTCCAGGGCTTTGGCGCACCCTCCCAAGACAGAACACTGGCAGCTTCGTGGAGGTATTGAGCAGGCAGCTGAAAAGCAACCTTAATAAGCTAACGATTGAGAAGTTCGAGACGTTGGCTGAAAAAATCGCAACCCAGTGCGAAGCGCTGGAGGACTATAACCAGCTGCAAGTTGCAGCCGATTTGATTTTATCGAAGGCAGTTCAGGAGCCTGAATGGTCAGAGATGTATGCTGATCTCTGTCTAATTCTTTTTTGGCGTTCTAGAGAATACGAGTTGTCTGGAAAGCGAGCTACATTCGCGTCCGCTCTGCTTACAAAGATCCAGCGTGAGTACGAAGCCACCCCTCGTGACTTGGATGCTGTGCGCGCTACGTTGGGAGATGACCCAGAAGCGGGTATGAAAAGGTTGAAAACCAGAATCCTAGGGACGGTGAAGATGATTGGCGAGCTGTTCCAGCGTCGCATCTTGGGGTTCAAGATTGTCAGTAAGGTGGTCATGGACCTTGTGATGTCTTCAGATGAGCCGCACGAGCACCTCATAGAATGCTTTTTGCAGTTAATTTACAGCACGGGGTACTACATTGACCAGCATCCAAACCTAAGGCCGGTGTTGGACATGTGGTTCGGCCGTCTCAAGGAGCTAATGCTCAAGACTTGCTACACCAAGCGCATCAAATGTGTGATGCAGGACGTTTTGGACTTACCCAAAGCTCAGTGGCGTAAAAAAATCCACAGGGACACAGCGCAGGCCCTAAGCGATCTAAGGGACCAAGTGCAAACCGAAGACATATTGGGGGGTTCCGCCGTTGCCGCGCAATATGGCAACATCGTAGTGGTCGGCGAAAGAAGGAATCTAGGAGCTAAATGCACATACGGCGATTACATGGTTCGACAGGAAGATTTATACAAAGCGAAAAAATCTGCTGGCATGAAACTATGA